In the Flavisolibacter tropicus genome, one interval contains:
- a CDS encoding DUF4249 domain-containing protein — translation MKLLVNSFLLILLVGVTACEKVIDIDVHESDTLYVIEGVITNESGNCNVYVSRTQPFNEDNNFEQVSGAAVKIKDNGQEIVLTETRPGVYQTTTLTGIPGHRYDLSVSINNQVFTATCTMPQPVKIDTLYVAPGPFGQFQFATVGYTDHAGANNQYRFVQYVNGTKDPEIFWENDEFTDGQKIVVQLDTGVDKKDDPRNINSGDQVTVEMQGLDEAVFKYWYSLQSDGGDGGGNSAAPANPVTNIKGGALGYFSAHTIDRRTVIAP, via the coding sequence ATGAAGCTTTTAGTAAATAGTTTTTTGTTAATACTGCTGGTGGGTGTAACGGCCTGTGAGAAAGTGATTGATATAGACGTGCACGAAAGCGATACGCTGTATGTGATAGAAGGAGTAATAACCAATGAGTCCGGCAACTGTAATGTATACGTAAGCCGCACCCAGCCTTTTAATGAAGACAACAATTTTGAGCAGGTGAGTGGCGCTGCCGTTAAAATAAAAGACAATGGCCAGGAAATCGTATTAACAGAGACAAGGCCAGGCGTGTACCAAACAACTACACTTACTGGAATTCCTGGCCACCGTTATGATCTCTCAGTATCCATCAATAACCAGGTGTTCACTGCCACCTGCACCATGCCGCAGCCCGTAAAGATAGATACACTATACGTAGCACCCGGCCCCTTTGGGCAGTTTCAGTTTGCTACCGTAGGCTATACCGATCATGCCGGAGCTAACAACCAATATCGTTTTGTGCAATATGTAAATGGCACCAAAGACCCGGAGATCTTTTGGGAGAATGATGAATTTACCGACGGCCAAAAGATAGTGGTACAACTGGATACTGGCGTAGACAAAAAGGACGACCCTCGTAACATTAATAGCGGTGATCAGGTAACTGTTGAAATGCAAGGATTGGATGAAGCTGTCTTCAAGTACTGGTACTCGCTCCAATCCGATGGCGGCGATGGGGGCGGTAATTCCGCCGCTCCTGCTAATCCTGTTACTAATATCAAAGGCGGCGCCCTTGGTTATTTCAGCGCTCATACTATTGACCGAAGGACGGTTATAGCGCCTTAA
- a CDS encoding serine hydrolase domain-containing protein: MKKKQMPKNKNGQFYFSLFTTLLLLLCFIAPSTICHAQPKEKEVRVFLNNLMQKEHIPGLAYAVVRDGKIETIGTLGKAHIGFNQNVTKNTAFQLASCSKIYCALLLGKLFDNKFLQPNQTLDELIDSVPVEWKKITVQQLAAHQSGIKIANFSKAQNSSMAYKLAAQMPLEYEPGSRDFYVSSDYWVLQYVIEKVTGLTYFNALKKYVLEPLTLNHTYVNNPNIGDLSDFDIIPEQAQEYHWFKKDSTLRINQMWFGATGYSAGGIYSSIENVAKTATLFDKGDFLSAKTKELLSNPVMLTNGKAGSFGLGLIITPDYQGHKLIEHSGGPALADFVRFDKEKLTFIVLTNNRGVYPYLAKALATLYIDGLEMPTLPKGYTAD, translated from the coding sequence ATGAAGAAAAAGCAGATGCCCAAAAACAAGAACGGACAATTTTATTTTAGCTTATTCACTACACTGCTACTGTTACTGTGTTTCATTGCCCCTTCTACTATTTGCCATGCCCAGCCAAAAGAAAAGGAAGTAAGGGTCTTTCTAAACAATCTAATGCAGAAAGAACATATTCCCGGCCTGGCCTATGCTGTGGTTAGAGATGGTAAGATAGAGACAATAGGCACACTAGGGAAAGCTCATATTGGCTTCAATCAAAACGTTACTAAAAACACTGCGTTTCAGCTGGCTTCCTGCTCTAAAATTTATTGCGCCTTATTGCTCGGAAAGCTTTTTGACAACAAGTTTTTACAACCCAATCAAACCTTAGACGAACTGATTGACTCTGTTCCTGTGGAGTGGAAGAAAATAACAGTACAACAACTGGCCGCCCATCAATCGGGTATTAAAATAGCTAACTTCTCCAAAGCCCAAAACAGTAGTATGGCCTATAAATTAGCAGCGCAAATGCCATTAGAATACGAACCCGGCTCGCGCGATTTCTACGTTAGCAGTGATTATTGGGTACTGCAATACGTTATTGAAAAAGTAACCGGACTAACCTACTTCAATGCCTTGAAGAAATATGTTCTGGAACCTTTAACCCTTAATCACACCTATGTCAATAATCCTAACATTGGCGATCTCTCTGACTTCGACATTATTCCAGAGCAGGCACAAGAGTATCATTGGTTCAAAAAGGATTCTACACTACGTATTAACCAGATGTGGTTTGGCGCTACCGGCTATTCTGCTGGCGGTATTTATAGCTCCATAGAAAACGTTGCTAAAACAGCAACCCTTTTTGACAAGGGGGATTTTCTTTCTGCAAAAACCAAAGAGTTGCTATCAAACCCTGTAATGCTAACCAATGGTAAAGCGGGAAGCTTTGGCCTGGGCCTGATCATTACGCCTGATTATCAAGGTCACAAACTGATTGAACATAGCGGCGGGCCCGCATTGGCCGATTTTGTTCGGTTCGACAAGGAGAAGTTAACCTTCATTGTATTAACCAACAACCGAGGTGTATATCCTTATTTGGCAAAAGCATTAGCTACTTTATATATTGATGGTTTGGAAATGCCTACTTTGCCTAAAGGGTATACCGCGGATTAG